From the Gemmatimonadota bacterium genome, one window contains:
- a CDS encoding type II toxin-antitoxin system HipA family toxin, whose product MAEYTRADVHLWGTRVGALVESQPDTQPIFQYDPAFAATGLEISPLNLPVADTTPRSFPALVRSSAFEGLPGVIADSLPDRFGTALIQAHFDTRLAGARVTPIQKLLYVGARGPGALEYRPAAKTTPEVERALEVRELVDQARRVIEGHTDEAIAEIISVGATVGGARPKALILWNRALDRVRSGHAVPEAGDEPWIIKFDGVTQTSGGIQNRVTHESSPWGRLEYVYSILARRAGIEMAETHLLHDAQGLAHFMTRRFDRGLEDPARKLHMHTLGGLLHLDYNVQYQIGYEDYFDVIRALGLPQPAIVQAFTRMIFSLATVNYDDHLKNVAFLMDPAGRWRLSPAYDVSFAENDGWTAQHQMSVAGKFKGITRADCLRVADVFDLRNAQATEIIDRVLDAVADWNSEAAEVGLDAGFREALAARLDTERALLAG is encoded by the coding sequence GTGGCTGAGTACACCCGCGCCGACGTCCACCTCTGGGGCACGCGGGTGGGCGCGCTCGTGGAGTCGCAGCCGGACACCCAACCGATCTTCCAGTATGATCCGGCTTTCGCCGCTACCGGCCTGGAGATCTCTCCGCTCAACCTCCCGGTCGCCGACACGACCCCGCGGAGCTTTCCCGCACTCGTGCGCTCCTCTGCGTTCGAGGGTCTGCCCGGTGTGATCGCCGATTCGCTGCCGGACCGCTTCGGCACCGCGCTCATCCAGGCCCACTTCGACACGCGCCTCGCCGGCGCGCGGGTCACGCCCATCCAGAAGCTGCTCTACGTGGGTGCGCGCGGTCCCGGCGCGCTGGAGTACCGCCCTGCCGCCAAGACCACCCCGGAGGTCGAGCGGGCGCTGGAGGTGCGCGAGCTCGTGGATCAGGCGCGGCGGGTCATCGAGGGACATACGGATGAAGCGATCGCCGAGATCATCAGCGTGGGCGCCACGGTCGGCGGAGCCCGCCCCAAGGCGCTCATCCTCTGGAACCGTGCGCTGGACCGGGTGCGTTCCGGTCATGCCGTCCCCGAAGCCGGCGACGAGCCCTGGATCATCAAGTTCGACGGCGTCACGCAGACGTCCGGAGGGATCCAGAACCGCGTCACACACGAGTCCAGTCCCTGGGGACGCCTGGAGTACGTCTATTCCATCCTGGCGCGACGGGCCGGGATCGAGATGGCCGAGACGCACCTGCTGCACGACGCCCAGGGCCTGGCGCACTTCATGACCCGACGCTTCGACCGCGGCCTCGAGGATCCCGCCAGGAAGCTCCACATGCACACGCTCGGTGGCCTGCTCCACCTGGACTACAACGTCCAGTACCAGATCGGCTACGAGGACTACTTCGACGTCATCCGCGCGCTGGGGCTGCCGCAGCCCGCGATCGTGCAGGCCTTCACGCGCATGATCTTCAGCCTCGCCACCGTCAACTACGACGATCACCTGAAGAACGTCGCGTTCCTCATGGATCCGGCCGGACGCTGGCGCCTCTCTCCGGCCTACGACGTCTCCTTTGCCGAGAACGACGGCTGGACCGCGCAGCACCAGATGTCGGTGGCGGGCAAGTTCAAGGGCATCACGCGCGCGGACTGCCTGCGGGTGGCCGACGTCTTCGACCTGCGCAACGCGCAGGCCACCGAGATCATCGACCGCGTGCTGGACGCGGTCGCCGACTGGAACAGTGAGGCGGCGGAGGTGGGGCTGGACGCCGGGTTCCGGGAGGCGCTCGCGGCCCGACTGGACACCGAGCGGGCGCTGCTGGCGGGGTAG
- a CDS encoding helix-turn-helix transcriptional regulator, which produces MDILQTTRTPAVLEELGRRIERLRLRRNLSLAQLAEEAGVGTATLQRLESGSNPTVKTLVQVLRALHRLADLDALVQEVEVSPFEISEGRRTPRRRASGSRG; this is translated from the coding sequence ATGGACATCCTGCAGACCACCCGGACCCCCGCGGTCCTCGAGGAGCTGGGCCGCCGCATCGAACGGCTCCGCCTGCGTCGCAACCTCTCCCTGGCGCAACTGGCCGAGGAGGCCGGCGTGGGGACCGCGACGCTGCAGCGGCTCGAGTCCGGGAGCAACCCCACCGTGAAGACCCTGGTGCAGGTCCTGCGCGCGCTCCATCGCCTGGCGGATCTGGATGCGCTCGTGCAGGAGGTGGAGGTCTCTCCCTTCGAGATCTCGGAGGGGCGTCGCACGCCACGCCGGCGCGCGTCGGGCAGCCGTGGCTGA
- a CDS encoding antitoxin Xre-like helix-turn-helix domain-containing protein, whose protein sequence is MATSPASTWAARYWRELQRQPAAEHQYASLLGLRSFDPAELHARVEQGLAFETLERLRDVLDLPLTRFAELVRIPSRTLGRRRDAGRLDPDESDRLLRLARIVGLTLRLFEGDLERTRVWLMKPHAAFGGESPLSFSTTEVGARAVEHVIGRLEHGIPL, encoded by the coding sequence ATGGCCACCTCACCCGCATCGACCTGGGCGGCTCGGTACTGGCGCGAGCTCCAGCGGCAGCCCGCCGCCGAGCACCAGTACGCCTCGCTCCTGGGTTTGCGCAGCTTCGATCCGGCCGAGTTGCACGCACGCGTCGAGCAGGGCCTGGCGTTCGAGACCCTCGAACGCCTGCGTGATGTGCTGGACCTTCCGCTCACCCGCTTCGCCGAGTTGGTGCGGATTCCCTCCCGCACCCTCGGTCGGCGCCGGGACGCCGGCCGCCTCGACCCCGACGAGTCGGATCGGCTGCTGAGGCTCGCTCGCATCGTGGGGCTCACGCTGCGTCTGTTCGAGGGCGACCTCGAGCGGACGCGGGTCTGGTTGATGAAGCCGCACGCGGCGTTCGGCGGCGAGTCTCCGTTGAGCTTCTCCACCACCGAGGTCGGGGCGCGCGCGGTCGAGCACGTGATCGGACGGCTGGAGCACGGGATCCCGCTGTAG
- a CDS encoding RES family NAD+ phosphorylase, with translation MPTFWRITKERYADTAFDGEGARRFGGRWNSPGAAVVYASESRALALLEVLAGVGDAGLLGSYVLIPAEVGDRFLESVDPTDLDPAWARQPPGPASQAVGDAWLRAATSAALKVPSVLVPGEFNVVLNPAHADFGSIAVGEPIALAVDARLYR, from the coding sequence GTGCCGACCTTCTGGCGGATCACGAAGGAGCGGTATGCAGACACGGCCTTCGACGGCGAGGGTGCCCGGCGCTTCGGGGGGCGTTGGAACAGTCCAGGAGCGGCCGTCGTCTACGCATCGGAGTCGCGGGCGTTGGCGCTGCTGGAGGTGCTGGCGGGAGTCGGCGACGCCGGACTCCTCGGATCGTATGTGCTGATCCCGGCCGAGGTCGGCGACCGCTTCCTGGAGTCCGTCGATCCCACGGATCTCGATCCGGCCTGGGCACGGCAGCCTCCCGGCCCGGCGAGCCAGGCTGTGGGCGACGCCTGGCTGCGCGCGGCCACGTCGGCCGCCCTCAAGGTCCCGAGCGTTCTGGTCCCGGGGGAGTTCAACGTCGTGCTCAACCCGGCGCACGCCGACTTCGGGTCGATTGCGGTGGGAGAACCGATCGCGCTCGCCGTCGATGCCCGACTGTACCGGTAG